One genomic window of Polyodon spathula isolate WHYD16114869_AA chromosome 8, ASM1765450v1, whole genome shotgun sequence includes the following:
- the LOC121320282 gene encoding class E basic helix-loop-helix protein 23-like, whose amino-acid sequence MNVGEEGIFHGSDASMDELKSISNDALIDLTQRYGQSAFSFGAGHGAGSAGRYPGSVGANFLTSQTAKSTESGGEHTSDDDDDRFDPVDSKGGSAFGEDKRNKKPKEQRSLRLNINARERRRMHDLNDALDGLRSVIPYAHSPSVRKLSKIATLLLAKNYILMQAQALEEMRRVVAYLNQGQALTSPIPAALAPFGQAAVYPFTGTALATCADKCTTYTGAPSSLFKHCGDKP is encoded by the coding sequence ATGAACGTTGGAGAAGAAGGTATTTTCCATGGTTCTGATGCGAGCATGGATGAACTGAAATCAATAAGCAATGACGCGCTAATTGATCTAACACAGCGCTACGGTCAATCTGCTTTCAGCTTCGGAGCTGGCCATGGTGCTGGAAGTGCTGGGCGCTATCCCGGATCGGTAGGTGCTAATTTCCTTACGAGTCAAACAGCAAAGTCTACGGAAAGCGGAGGTGAGCACACAAGCGACGATGACGACGACAGGTTCGACCCGGTGGATTCCAAAGGAGGCTCCGCATTTGGCGAAGATAAACGCAACAAAAAGCCCAAGGAACAGAGATCACTCCGGCTGAATATAAACGCAAGAGAGCGAAGGAGAATGCATGATCTAAACGACGCCTTGGACGGTCTTCGGTCAGTGATCCCTTATGCTCACAGTCCTTCTGTGAGAAAACTTTCCAAAATTGCTACTTTGTTGTTGGCCAAGAACTACATTTTAATGCAGGCACAGGCTTTAGAGGAAATGAGGAGGGTAGTGGCTTATTTGAACCAGGGGCAGGCACTAACTTCTCCCATTCCCGCAGCCTTGGCCCCTTTTGGACAAGCAGCCGTGTATCCATTCACCGGGACCGCTCTGGCCACCTGTGCCGACAAATGTACTACTTACACCGGAGCACCTTCCAGTCTATTCAAACACTGCGGCGATAAACCTTGA